One genomic segment of Halorientalis litorea includes these proteins:
- a CDS encoding nucleotide sugar dehydrogenase, giving the protein MHTSSEPTVGLYDCRLGADEQVERVRAGGVPVAVYGLGKMGLPLASVFADVTGNVTGVDIDPGVVESVNAGASPVTGEPGLDELVEESVATGALSATADIDAAARAARVHVVVVPTLVEDGTPDLSNIRVTAERVGAGLTPGDLVCIESTVPPGTCRDVVDPILQAESDIGADEYGLAFCPERTASGRALRDIRGAYPKIVGGRDEESGRAAGLLYGQITDNEVRRVADATTAECVKVFEGVYRDVNIALANELARLADELGVDVREGIAEANTQPYCDIHRPGPGVGGHCIPYYPYFLIDSLDTETPLLRTARSVNEEMPAYTARTVIDELAAAGIDPAEATVGVLGIAYRPGVDETRESPGLAVIESLHEAGVETVAFDPVVDLSECDVRSAPVSAFPDLGLDGAVLVTDHGEFTNLPWDSIDSGIVVDGRGTLDRTAHPSRLKILGDGQDG; this is encoded by the coding sequence ATGCACACGAGCAGTGAACCGACCGTGGGACTGTACGACTGCCGCCTCGGTGCGGACGAGCAGGTCGAGCGGGTCCGCGCGGGGGGCGTACCGGTCGCCGTGTACGGGTTGGGGAAGATGGGGCTTCCACTGGCGTCGGTCTTCGCCGACGTGACGGGGAACGTCACCGGTGTCGACATCGACCCGGGTGTCGTCGAGAGCGTCAACGCCGGTGCGTCGCCGGTTACTGGCGAACCGGGCTTGGACGAACTGGTCGAGGAGTCCGTCGCCACGGGAGCACTCTCCGCGACGGCGGACATCGACGCGGCCGCGCGTGCCGCGCGGGTTCACGTCGTCGTCGTCCCGACGTTAGTCGAGGACGGGACGCCAGACCTCTCGAACATCCGTGTAACCGCCGAGCGAGTCGGTGCGGGGTTGACGCCGGGTGACCTCGTGTGCATCGAATCGACCGTGCCTCCGGGGACGTGTCGGGACGTGGTCGACCCGATACTCCAAGCCGAGAGCGACATCGGGGCCGACGAGTACGGTCTCGCGTTCTGTCCCGAGCGCACCGCCAGCGGGCGGGCGTTGCGGGACATTCGTGGTGCATATCCCAAGATAGTCGGCGGCCGGGACGAGGAGAGCGGGCGGGCCGCGGGTCTGTTGTACGGCCAGATTACCGACAACGAGGTCCGGCGGGTCGCGGACGCGACGACTGCCGAATGTGTCAAAGTGTTCGAGGGCGTGTACCGCGACGTCAACATCGCGCTCGCCAACGAACTCGCACGACTCGCAGACGAACTCGGCGTCGACGTTCGCGAGGGGATCGCGGAGGCGAACACCCAGCCGTACTGCGACATCCACCGGCCCGGGCCGGGCGTCGGTGGACACTGCATCCCGTACTACCCGTACTTTCTCATCGACTCGCTCGACACCGAGACGCCGTTGCTGCGGACTGCACGGTCGGTGAACGAGGAAATGCCAGCCTACACCGCCCGGACGGTCATCGACGAACTCGCGGCGGCCGGTATCGACCCGGCCGAGGCAACGGTCGGCGTCCTCGGTATCGCGTACCGACCGGGTGTCGACGAGACACGCGAATCACCAGGTCTGGCAGTTATCGAATCCCTTCACGAGGCCGGCGTGGAGACTGTCGCGTTCGACCCGGTTGTAGACCTCTCCGAGTGCGACGTTCGGTCCGCTCCAGTGAGTGCGTTTCCGGACCTCGGCCTTGATGGCGCGGTACTCGTGACCGACCACGGGGAATTTACGAACCTCCCGTGGGATTCCATCGATAGCGGTATCGTCGTGGACGGGAGAGGCACCCTCGACCGGACAGCCCACCCGTCTCGATTGAAAATACTCGGTGACGGACAGGACGGATGA
- a CDS encoding DUF7344 domain-containing protein, producing MSKSETGSSGSPKQTLDESTEQVVDAGSVGEEAKELELDHIFEILKNERRRKVVHYLREHESRVTLSDLAEHIAALENDTDVASITSRERKRVYVGLYQCHLPKMADMGIVNFNQDRGIITLGPTAPKLYQYLDAESGDSRDWYKYYLGIAGLGTVLFVGTALLSVSALSGTAVLAATVFGFVGCSLYHTVVESDREET from the coding sequence ATGAGCAAATCTGAAACGGGGTCTAGCGGCTCACCAAAGCAGACACTAGATGAATCAACGGAACAGGTTGTCGACGCCGGGTCCGTCGGGGAAGAGGCCAAAGAGCTTGAACTCGACCACATCTTCGAGATACTAAAGAACGAGCGGCGTCGGAAAGTAGTCCACTACCTTCGGGAACACGAATCCCGAGTCACGCTGAGTGACTTGGCAGAACACATCGCGGCACTGGAGAACGACACGGACGTCGCGTCGATTACGTCGCGCGAGCGCAAGCGAGTGTACGTCGGGTTGTACCAGTGCCACCTGCCGAAAATGGCCGACATGGGAATCGTGAACTTCAATCAGGACCGCGGAATCATCACACTCGGTCCGACTGCACCAAAACTGTACCAGTACCTCGACGCCGAGTCGGGCGATTCGCGCGACTGGTACAAGTACTATCTCGGCATCGCAGGCCTCGGCACCGTTCTGTTCGTGGGTACAGCTCTGCTCTCGGTGTCGGCCCTCTCCGGCACGGCGGTGCTGGCTGCGACAGTGTTCGGCTTCGTTGGTTGCTCGCTCTATCACACGGTCGTCGAGAGCGACAGAGAAGAGACGTAG
- a CDS encoding PadR family transcriptional regulator codes for MFDLTGFQRDMMYLIAGLDEPHGLAIKDELETYYESEIHHGRLYPNLDELVQKGLVKKGKKDRRTNVYRLTDRGIRELQDRKEWENQYLEGKESIPV; via the coding sequence ATGTTCGACCTGACCGGTTTTCAGCGAGACATGATGTATCTCATCGCTGGTCTCGATGAACCACACGGCCTCGCGATAAAGGACGAACTCGAGACGTACTACGAGTCCGAAATTCACCACGGGCGTCTGTATCCGAACCTCGACGAGTTGGTCCAGAAAGGGTTGGTCAAGAAGGGGAAAAAAGACCGACGCACCAACGTATACCGTCTCACTGACCGGGGCATCCGGGAGCTACAGGACAGGAAAGAGTGGGAGAACCAGTACCTCGAAGGAAAAGAGTCGATTCCGGTGTAA
- a CDS encoding DUF7526 family protein has protein sequence METFRVTVVHAVAPDRLDEYEVEGELAALAAGRHVLVCRKGGTPSWLERLWSFLQRSPIEAVTLVSETAASEGQEVSVTVEETELPGVYEVKHLQ, from the coding sequence ATGGAAACCTTCCGGGTAACTGTCGTTCACGCCGTCGCCCCGGACCGCCTCGACGAATACGAGGTCGAGGGCGAGCTAGCAGCACTCGCTGCAGGACGGCACGTGCTGGTCTGCCGGAAAGGTGGAACGCCATCGTGGCTCGAACGACTGTGGTCGTTCTTGCAACGGTCTCCGATCGAGGCCGTCACGCTCGTCTCGGAAACGGCGGCGAGTGAGGGACAGGAAGTCTCCGTGACCGTCGAGGAAACCGAACTACCGGGCGTGTACGAAGTCAAGCATCTCCAGTAG
- a CDS encoding Lrp/AsnC family transcriptional regulator, which produces MGDEDIDEVDRAILYALQEDARNMSSKDIAERTGTSDSTVRKRIQRLEAEDIIKGYSAEVDYQQSGYPLRMLLFCTASIPERGEIIPEILDIDGVVSAQELVTGDQNILVTAVGESDSDITPVAQELLEMGLTVADEVLVRSHETTPFGEFDPGKHAENGH; this is translated from the coding sequence ATGGGTGACGAGGACATCGACGAAGTTGACAGGGCCATTCTATACGCGTTACAGGAGGACGCCCGCAACATGTCGTCCAAGGATATCGCGGAGCGGACTGGCACCTCCGACAGCACCGTCCGCAAGCGTATCCAGCGTCTCGAAGCGGAGGACATCATCAAAGGCTACAGTGCCGAAGTCGACTACCAGCAGTCGGGCTACCCGCTCCGCATGCTTCTGTTCTGTACTGCGTCGATTCCCGAACGTGGCGAAATCATCCCCGAAATTCTGGACATCGACGGCGTCGTCTCGGCACAGGAACTGGTCACCGGCGACCAGAACATCCTCGTGACGGCCGTCGGAGAGTCAGACAGCGACATCACGCCCGTCGCACAGGAACTGCTCGAAATGGGACTCACAGTCGCCGACGAGGTGCTCGTTCGGAGCCACGAGACGACGCCGTTCGGAGAGTTCGACCCCGGAAAACACGCCGAAAACGGTCACTAA
- a CDS encoding amidohydrolase family protein: protein MEELEGTVLVGESFEPISGRVVVENGRVEAVEEVATESTDIILPAFVNAHTHLGDSVAKEAGVGLSLEEAVAPPDSLKHRRLADASRSELVAAMRRTLRFMAESGTVSCLDFRESGVAGARALRDAAEPLDIDPFIFGSGDQSVLDIADGFGASGANDDEFTTQRAACRDRSVPFAIHAGEPDATDIHPALDLDPDLLVHMVHAEQEHLERVADQSVPVVVCPRANTVLDVGRPPIRDLLDYTTVALGTDNVMLNTPSMFREMAYTVKRFDVSARDVLRMATTAGAGIAGLDCGVVAPGRRASLTVLDGDSDNLAGSVDPVGAVVRRATVGDVERVLL, encoded by the coding sequence ATGGAGGAGTTAGAGGGGACCGTCCTCGTCGGGGAATCGTTCGAGCCGATATCCGGGCGTGTCGTCGTCGAGAACGGGCGCGTCGAGGCAGTCGAAGAAGTCGCGACGGAATCGACGGACATCATCTTGCCGGCGTTCGTCAACGCCCACACGCACCTCGGCGATTCCGTCGCGAAGGAGGCCGGTGTCGGACTCTCACTCGAAGAGGCGGTCGCACCGCCAGACAGCCTGAAACACCGCCGACTGGCCGACGCGAGTCGGAGTGAACTCGTGGCGGCAATGCGTCGGACACTTCGGTTCATGGCTGAGAGCGGGACCGTCTCGTGTCTCGACTTCCGGGAGTCGGGCGTAGCGGGTGCCCGCGCGCTCCGGGACGCGGCGGAGCCACTGGACATCGACCCGTTTATTTTCGGGAGTGGGGACCAGTCCGTTCTCGACATCGCCGACGGGTTCGGGGCGAGCGGTGCGAACGACGACGAGTTCACCACCCAGCGGGCGGCGTGCAGGGACCGCAGCGTCCCGTTCGCCATCCACGCGGGAGAACCGGACGCGACGGACATCCACCCCGCGCTCGATTTGGACCCCGATTTGCTCGTCCACATGGTTCACGCCGAACAGGAGCACCTCGAACGCGTCGCCGACCAGTCGGTCCCGGTTGTAGTTTGCCCGCGCGCGAACACCGTCCTCGATGTCGGTCGGCCACCGATACGTGATTTGCTCGATTATACGACTGTCGCGCTCGGGACGGACAACGTCATGTTGAATACACCCTCGATGTTTCGGGAGATGGCCTACACGGTGAAGCGGTTCGACGTGTCCGCGCGGGACGTGCTGCGAATGGCGACGACAGCCGGAGCCGGAATCGCTGGCCTCGACTGTGGCGTCGTCGCTCCCGGACGGCGGGCCTCACTTACCGTCCTCGATGGCGACTCGGACAATCTGGCAGGTTCCGTCGACCCAGTCGGGGCTGTCGTCCGGCGTGCAACCGTGGGTGATGTCGAACGCGTCTTGCTTTAG
- a CDS encoding proton-conducting transporter transmembrane domain-containing protein, producing the protein MTGDKQVTTVGQAPTPTSEESRVPAVSTRLVWLLWVGSIGALAAKLWVGGTWDLAGLAVVDGLTLVMWVAVTFFSGIVHSYSRRYLDGTRTIDQFFARVFGFTLVVMVLVAADNFVLFGAAWLLMGLVMADLIGHVRGWPQAQAAAALARRYFLLSSAFLAVALGTLWWSTGTTAVSGLASTVETAPPNAVLVAAGALLLAAMVQSALVPFHTWLLSSMTAPTPASALMHAGFVNAGGILLARFAPVVTVDAGFMLVVVLAGATSALSGKILKTIQPDIKAKLGCSTVGQMGFMIMQAGLGFFGAAVTHLILHGFYKAYQFLAAGSQVAHESPTKAKSTASTGPIGIAVVVGTALAGGLLFATLTGKGTKLDSGLLLTFLVVLTVLHAARAVVSEDSLPATVRYGAVPLVALPAIAVYGVVYRAIEGLLAGTPMAGQSAELTVAHALVAVAFLAVYLAIESGVHEKSHRLYVLLMNAAQPPSQTQLTATEDYNEY; encoded by the coding sequence ATGACAGGAGACAAACAGGTGACGACCGTGGGACAGGCTCCGACGCCGACCAGTGAGGAATCGCGCGTGCCGGCGGTGTCGACCCGACTCGTGTGGCTTCTGTGGGTCGGGAGCATCGGCGCGCTCGCGGCGAAACTCTGGGTCGGCGGGACGTGGGACCTCGCGGGACTCGCGGTCGTCGACGGGTTGACGCTGGTGATGTGGGTGGCAGTTACCTTCTTCAGCGGCATCGTTCACAGTTACTCGCGGCGGTATCTGGACGGTACCAGAACCATCGACCAGTTTTTCGCTCGCGTGTTCGGGTTCACACTGGTCGTGATGGTACTGGTCGCGGCCGATAACTTCGTGCTGTTCGGGGCCGCGTGGCTCCTGATGGGTCTCGTGATGGCTGACCTCATCGGCCACGTCCGCGGGTGGCCCCAAGCACAGGCTGCGGCCGCGCTCGCGCGGCGGTACTTCCTCCTGAGTAGCGCGTTCCTCGCGGTGGCACTCGGGACGCTCTGGTGGTCCACTGGCACGACGGCGGTCTCGGGTCTCGCGTCGACAGTGGAGACAGCCCCCCCGAACGCTGTGTTGGTCGCCGCTGGCGCGCTCCTGCTCGCGGCGATGGTCCAATCGGCTCTCGTCCCGTTCCACACGTGGTTGCTCTCGTCGATGACGGCACCGACGCCGGCCTCGGCGTTGATGCATGCTGGCTTCGTCAACGCCGGTGGTATCCTCTTGGCGCGGTTCGCACCCGTTGTCACCGTCGATGCCGGTTTCATGCTCGTCGTGGTGCTCGCCGGTGCGACGAGCGCGCTGTCGGGGAAGATTCTGAAGACCATCCAACCCGATATCAAGGCCAAACTCGGCTGCTCGACGGTCGGGCAGATGGGCTTCATGATTATGCAGGCTGGCTTGGGTTTTTTCGGTGCCGCCGTCACCCACCTCATCCTCCACGGGTTCTACAAGGCCTACCAGTTCCTGGCGGCCGGGAGTCAGGTCGCACACGAGAGCCCGACGAAGGCCAAGTCAACTGCCTCGACAGGCCCCATCGGCATCGCCGTCGTCGTCGGGACCGCGCTCGCGGGTGGACTCCTGTTCGCGACACTCACCGGCAAAGGAACAAAGCTAGACAGCGGTCTCCTGTTGACGTTCCTCGTCGTCCTGACGGTGCTCCACGCCGCCCGCGCTGTCGTCTCCGAGGACTCGCTTCCGGCCACGGTTCGCTACGGTGCCGTCCCGCTTGTCGCGCTCCCGGCGATTGCCGTCTACGGTGTGGTCTACCGTGCCATCGAGGGACTGCTGGCCGGAACGCCGATGGCCGGGCAGTCGGCCGAACTGACGGTGGCCCACGCCCTCGTCGCCGTCGCGTTCCTCGCAGTGTACCTCGCTATCGAGAGTGGGGTCCACGAGAAAAGCCACCGGCTGTACGTGCTCCTGATGAACGCCGCCCAACCCCCGTCACAGACGCAACTGACCGCCACGGAGGACTACAATGAGTACTGA
- a CDS encoding DUF2309 domain-containing protein, producing MSTEPAIEESIEAAADTVGSAWPLHSFVTANPLAGFEDQPFHEAVTEAEQVLGGDGYPSSDVFRRAWESGRIDPEALRAELTANGYDSDPEATLDRMATTDTSDTVETAPTATDRVDAVLTKWLAAFLDQGQAEWPMPNREQGFYDAFRTVAPHDGDIPDNEAIAELPDQPADAIRNCLADYPVGQWQDIFESQLAALPGWTGFLKQRVVDDDAWQSAYPTTVEGYLAVRLTLVDLFDAPIAPAEAHEDADTPTADGPLPLPEVWLTAWEATYRSELVDALTDASPSTGDASDDGRPDAQLVFCIDTRSEIIRRHIEAAGDYETHGYAGFFGIPMRHTEHDADVTVDACPPILDAEHRIADRPTNDTDGQHEAYERWHATVETGKKAVKTLKSNAATVFSFVESAGVGYGAALAARTLLPGRVYDFLEYADRTVPDDHEVRAPTVDYNPDSVNELREGLTLEEKVEYAATAFDLMGWEQFARVVVFAGHASQTANNPFDSSLDCGACAGNPGGPNARVLAAICNDDAVRAELRDRDIDIPDDTVFVAGEHNTTTDEVELYASDVPETHHADIDQLRTDLATARAGAAAERAEDMGADADSGVRETERRAVDWAETRPEWGLAGNAGFVVGPRTLTEGIDLDGRSFLHSYDWTTDADGEALEAIMTGPMVVTQWINTQYYFATVDNAVYGSGSKVTHNPVGNIGVYQGNGGDLMTGLPLQSLMSADETPYHQPLRLSTVIHAPVERVTDVLSEHDEVATLLDNDWLSLTVVDPQQDHRAFHYTDDLSWTPIDEPPTARPEQTNSPTVADD from the coding sequence ATGAGTACTGAACCCGCTATCGAGGAGAGTATCGAAGCAGCAGCAGACACCGTCGGCTCCGCGTGGCCGCTCCACTCGTTCGTCACGGCCAATCCGCTCGCCGGCTTCGAGGACCAGCCGTTCCACGAGGCTGTCACGGAAGCCGAACAGGTTCTCGGCGGCGACGGCTACCCGAGTTCGGACGTGTTCCGCCGCGCGTGGGAGTCCGGTCGCATCGACCCCGAGGCCCTGCGGGCCGAACTGACTGCCAACGGATACGACAGCGACCCCGAGGCGACACTCGACCGGATGGCCACCACGGACACGTCCGACACGGTGGAGACGGCACCGACAGCCACGGACCGAGTCGACGCGGTGTTGACGAAGTGGCTGGCTGCGTTCCTCGACCAGGGGCAAGCGGAGTGGCCGATGCCGAACCGCGAGCAGGGTTTCTACGACGCATTCCGTACCGTAGCCCCCCACGACGGCGACATTCCCGACAACGAGGCGATTGCCGAACTCCCCGACCAACCCGCAGACGCCATCCGGAACTGTCTCGCCGATTATCCCGTGGGGCAGTGGCAGGACATCTTCGAGTCACAACTGGCGGCACTCCCGGGCTGGACCGGGTTCCTCAAGCAACGCGTCGTCGACGACGACGCGTGGCAGTCGGCCTACCCGACTACCGTCGAGGGGTATCTGGCTGTTCGCCTGACGCTCGTCGACCTGTTCGACGCCCCAATCGCGCCTGCCGAAGCCCACGAGGACGCCGACACTCCGACGGCGGACGGGCCCCTCCCGCTGCCAGAAGTCTGGCTGACCGCGTGGGAGGCGACCTATCGCTCGGAACTCGTGGACGCGCTCACCGACGCCAGCCCGTCGACCGGGGACGCATCCGACGACGGACGCCCGGACGCCCAACTGGTGTTCTGTATCGACACCCGGTCCGAAATCATCCGTCGGCACATCGAGGCCGCCGGCGACTACGAGACTCACGGGTACGCCGGGTTCTTCGGTATCCCGATGCGCCACACCGAACACGATGCGGACGTGACCGTGGACGCCTGTCCACCCATACTCGACGCGGAGCACCGCATCGCGGACCGCCCCACGAACGACACCGACGGCCAACACGAGGCGTACGAACGCTGGCACGCAACCGTCGAGACCGGCAAGAAGGCAGTCAAGACCCTCAAATCCAACGCCGCCACCGTGTTCAGTTTCGTCGAGAGTGCCGGTGTGGGGTACGGGGCCGCCTTGGCCGCGCGGACGCTTCTCCCGGGACGCGTGTACGACTTCCTCGAGTACGCCGACCGGACGGTCCCGGACGACCACGAAGTCCGTGCGCCGACGGTTGATTACAACCCGGACTCGGTCAACGAACTCCGCGAGGGGCTGACCCTCGAAGAGAAAGTCGAGTACGCCGCGACGGCCTTCGACCTCATGGGCTGGGAACAGTTCGCCCGCGTCGTCGTCTTCGCCGGGCACGCCAGTCAGACCGCGAACAACCCGTTCGATTCGAGTCTCGACTGCGGTGCCTGTGCCGGGAACCCCGGCGGTCCGAACGCGCGCGTCCTCGCCGCCATCTGTAACGACGATGCGGTCAGGGCGGAACTTCGGGACCGCGACATCGACATCCCGGACGACACCGTCTTCGTCGCCGGCGAGCACAACACGACGACCGACGAGGTGGAACTGTACGCGTCCGACGTGCCCGAGACACACCACGCGGACATCGACCAACTCCGTACGGACCTCGCGACGGCACGCGCCGGTGCGGCCGCCGAGCGTGCCGAAGACATGGGTGCAGACGCCGATTCGGGCGTCCGTGAGACCGAACGCCGCGCCGTCGACTGGGCCGAGACCCGCCCGGAGTGGGGGCTGGCCGGGAACGCGGGCTTCGTCGTCGGCCCCCGGACGCTCACCGAGGGTATCGACTTGGACGGCCGTTCGTTCCTCCACTCCTACGACTGGACGACGGACGCCGACGGCGAGGCACTCGAAGCCATCATGACTGGCCCGATGGTCGTCACCCAGTGGATAAACACACAGTACTACTTCGCGACGGTCGACAACGCGGTGTACGGGAGTGGCTCGAAGGTGACCCACAATCCCGTCGGCAACATCGGCGTCTATCAGGGCAACGGCGGCGACCTGATGACCGGTCTCCCGCTACAGTCGCTGATGAGTGCCGACGAGACGCCGTACCATCAACCGCTCCGCCTCTCGACGGTCATCCACGCACCCGTCGAGCGCGTCACCGATGTCCTCTCGGAACACGACGAGGTGGCCACGCTGCTGGACAACGACTGGCTCTCGCTGACTGTCGTCGACCCACAACAGGACCACCGGGCGTTCCACTACACCGACGACCTCAGTTGGACGCCGATAGACGAACCACCGACAGCGCGGCCGGAACAGACGAATAGTCCCACCGTCGCGGACGACTGA
- a CDS encoding DUF5684 domain-containing protein — translation MVAVIDSSVPLQNIGSTGVELFAVVALAIVVFAGFWKTFEKAGEPGWAGIVPIYNLYVLVKISGNAWWWFLLFFVPFVNFFATVKISIDVAGKFNRGILFGLGLTFLSFIFFPILGFGNYQYQDRTQLS, via the coding sequence ATGGTAGCAGTAATTGACTCTTCGGTCCCGTTACAGAACATTGGTAGCACTGGCGTCGAACTGTTCGCCGTGGTGGCCCTCGCTATCGTGGTTTTCGCCGGGTTCTGGAAAACGTTCGAGAAGGCCGGTGAACCGGGATGGGCTGGAATCGTACCGATTTACAACCTGTACGTCTTGGTGAAAATAAGCGGAAACGCGTGGTGGTGGTTCCTTCTGTTTTTCGTCCCATTCGTCAACTTCTTCGCCACGGTAAAGATCAGCATCGATGTCGCTGGCAAGTTCAACAGGGGCATCCTGTTCGGCCTCGGTCTCACGTTCCTCTCGTTCATTTTCTTTCCAATCCTTGGATTCGGAAACTACCAGTACCAAGACAGAACACAGCTCAGCTGA
- a CDS encoding sensor histidine kinase, giving the protein MTDEYSAAIPLDEFPDPVLVYTVDDDGDARITATNTAFERLFDDAPSETFVSPMLERFTGSQTTSNRELMTSLVQGCQGEFPLDGNGEQGPFMARVIPSHGETGYLVLSDPCPHPDTEEMPAVDQVNSVISHDLRNPLDVAKAHLQAARETDDPEHFDSVADAHDRMERIISDVLTLTREDDVVDPSEQVSIETAATDAWQSVDTEQAVLDLSDSLPTTTADPDRVRRLFENLFRNSVEHTANASVDSTDQDSVAESAHDDGESEARENKVTITVGSGADGFYVSDDGPGIPPEKQETVFEPGHSTRDGGTGLGLAIVERIAAAHDWDIRLTSADSGGSRFEIRF; this is encoded by the coding sequence ATGACAGACGAGTACAGTGCTGCAATCCCGCTGGACGAGTTCCCTGACCCAGTTCTCGTCTACACTGTAGACGATGATGGTGACGCCCGCATAACGGCGACGAACACGGCCTTCGAGCGGCTGTTCGACGACGCCCCGTCAGAAACATTCGTTTCGCCGATGTTAGAACGATTCACCGGTAGTCAAACGACCTCCAACCGGGAGCTAATGACCTCCCTCGTTCAGGGGTGTCAGGGCGAGTTTCCCCTCGATGGGAACGGTGAGCAAGGACCGTTCATGGCACGAGTAATCCCGTCGCACGGGGAGACCGGGTACCTCGTGCTTTCAGACCCATGCCCGCATCCCGATACCGAGGAGATGCCCGCTGTCGATCAAGTAAACAGTGTCATCAGCCACGACCTCCGCAATCCGCTGGATGTCGCCAAGGCACATCTACAGGCCGCACGGGAGACGGACGACCCGGAGCATTTCGACTCTGTTGCCGACGCACACGACCGGATGGAACGGATTATCAGCGATGTACTCACTTTGACGCGGGAGGACGATGTCGTGGACCCGTCGGAACAGGTCTCTATCGAAACCGCCGCGACGGACGCGTGGCAATCGGTCGATACCGAACAGGCTGTCCTCGACCTCTCGGACTCACTTCCCACTACCACCGCAGACCCGGACCGCGTCCGCAGACTGTTCGAGAACCTCTTTCGGAACAGCGTAGAACACACCGCAAACGCGTCCGTGGACAGCACGGACCAAGACTCTGTGGCCGAATCTGCCCATGACGACGGTGAGAGTGAAGCCCGCGAAAACAAGGTAACGATTACGGTTGGCAGCGGAGCGGACGGCTTCTACGTCTCCGACGACGGCCCGGGTATCCCCCCGGAAAAGCAGGAGACGGTCTTCGAGCCGGGACACTCGACCCGAGACGGCGGGACTGGACTCGGCCTCGCTATCGTCGAACGCATCGCTGCCGCACACGACTGGGACATACGTCTCACTTCAGCCGACAGCGGTGGTTCGCGGTTCGAAATTCGATTCTAA